In Candidatus Methylomirabilota bacterium, a genomic segment contains:
- the tatC gene encoding twin-arginine translocase subunit TatC, with translation MPHEKMPFLSHLEELRKRLIASLIAIGVGFAVSFHFSEQIMAFLKRILTTSFVIQKTYPFVVTTTKPPPQLIFVAPAEAFWAHIKIGFLAGLLLAIPLILYELWRFVSPGLVERERRYALPFVVLGTLFFFFGLSFCYFVVLPFAMDFLLTYKTEHLTPMLSIGLFIDFIVKFLLAFGLIFQLPLLMSLAARLGLVTSKFLSRNRKYAILLSFVIAAILTPTPDIFNQTLMAGPLCLLYEVGIWAVRIIEKMRRSPAPQEAPEGV, from the coding sequence ATGCCTCATGAGAAGATGCCCTTCCTCTCCCACCTGGAGGAGCTCCGAAAGCGCTTGATCGCCTCGCTCATCGCCATCGGCGTCGGCTTCGCCGTCTCCTTTCACTTCTCCGAGCAGATCATGGCTTTCCTCAAGCGCATTCTCACGACCAGCTTTGTCATCCAGAAAACTTACCCCTTCGTGGTCACCACCACGAAGCCCCCGCCACAGTTGATCTTCGTGGCGCCAGCCGAAGCCTTCTGGGCTCATATTAAAATCGGCTTTCTCGCCGGGCTCCTGCTGGCCATTCCCCTTATTCTTTACGAGTTGTGGCGTTTCGTCAGCCCTGGCCTTGTTGAGCGAGAGCGGCGCTACGCGCTCCCCTTTGTCGTCCTGGGGACCCTCTTCTTTTTTTTTGGCCTTTCCTTCTGCTATTTTGTCGTCCTCCCGTTCGCCATGGATTTCCTCCTCACTTATAAGACCGAGCATCTGACCCCGATGCTCTCTATCGGTCTCTTTATCGATTTCATCGTCAAGTTCCTCCTTGCCTTCGGCCTCATTTTTCAGCTCCCCCTCCTCATGAGCCTTGCGGCCCGGCTTGGTTTGGTCACCTCCAAGTTTCTCTCCCGCAACCGCAAGTACGCCATTCTGTTAAGCTTCGTGATCGCCGCCATCCTGACCCCCACCCCGGATATCTTCAACCAGACTCTCATGGCCGGTCCCCTCTGCCTCCTGTACGAGGTGGGGATCTGGGCTGTCCGGATCATCGAGAAGATGCGGCGCTCCCCCGCCCCGCAGGAGGCCCCTGAGGGGGTCTAG
- the tatA gene encoding twin-arginine translocase TatA/TatE family subunit gives MFGIGMPELIVIFIVALLVFGPKKLPDLGKALGRGLAEFKRASEDLKESLTTDFSLEEEEKPPTQPRPPAEGPSSPPEPPPSKDDLADAS, from the coding sequence ATGTTCGGCATCGGGATGCCCGAGCTGATCGTCATTTTCATCGTGGCCCTTTTGGTCTTTGGTCCGAAGAAGCTCCCGGACCTGGGCAAGGCCTTGGGCCGGGGGCTCGCGGAATTCAAGCGAGCTTCCGAGGATCTCAAGGAGAGCCTGACCACCGATTTCAGCTTGGAGGAAGAGGAAAAACCTCCAACGCAACCGCGTCCCCCCGCCGAAGGACCCTCTTCCCCTCCCGAGCCTCCTCCTTCCAAGGACGATCTGGCCGATGCCTCATGA